The genomic region ACTGTATTTCCAGTTAATCTCTACATTGGTACCACATATCTGcatcacattcatgtgtctatctaaatgtctcttaaaagtctctataGAAcgcagagcaatacagcacaggaacatgccaTTCAGTTCACAGAGTTCTGGCAAACCAATTAAATAGTAATCAAAtgtctaactaaactaatctcttctgaatAAATGATGTACATagacttccattttcctcacattcatggcacgtggccaaatggttaaggcgttcgtctcgtgatctgaaggtcgctagttcgagcctcagctgtggcagcgtgtttgtgtccccgagcaaggcacttaaccacacattgatctagtgtctgtgcgagaagtggcgccccacacagacttccaatctgcgccttgtaaggcatgaaaatgcccaacgcaggcctctcgtggtctgagtcgacgttccctccctccctgcatTCAATAATTGCTATGTTCCCGCTAACTCCAATTATCTGCTTGTTGTTCACAGGATGCTATCTCTGTTAAGGCTTTCCACTGTGGGCCTCCTGATGATAATAGGGAGCTTGGACCACCCCCGCCTCCTAAGCGATGAAGTGGAGAGTGAAGAGTTGGAGAGTGAAGAGTTCAGGATAAGATGGAAGGAGCAGGAGTATCAGCCTAAGCTGGTGCCGGAACAATTCCAGGAAGAAATGGAAGAGAAAGCTAAACATGATTGTTATGTGAACATCAGTAAATTTGCAAAAATGGAAGATCCGAGAAAGGAGAGTTGGAGGACCAGGAATATTCTCTTTATTGTCACAGTCCTATTTTTGGGATTCTGGACGAAAGACATATGGCCATATATACCCCATGATGAAAACAGtgaggaagaagaggaggaagaaaaggaaaatgaatttcaacaaAGAATTTACAGTGATATTTTAAATATTCCTGCCAAAAGCGTGCTGGATCAGTTCTACAACATCTCTGTTCAGAAGATGAACCAGGAGCCAATGCAGATCCCTGAATTTGTAGAAGGTTTTGTGGACAATCTTTTAGAAGCTTGCAGGAATCAAATCCTGTTTGACTCTGAGCTGATCTTTGAAGACTGCACGGGCATTGGAAGTCAATTTGAGAAATGGGGTTGCAAGATGCCATCTGTATATGATATCTTGGTTCCAATTGTCCTCCAGGACAGATGTTGCTTTAAACCAGAGATTTGTTGCATCCCACCTGACAATCATAGTTATGGCAGGATTCTCATGGTCACACCAAGCAATGCTGTGTTGACCTGCCAGTGTTACAGCACAGAACCTGAAGGGCATGTGCTTTGCCTTATTCATAGCAAAGGACAGGAGTCTGATGTTCATGACAATTACCTAGCTTCTATCATGTGTATTGAGGGGTATTTGGATTATAAGAAAGTTGTGAAATTGTTCAGACTTGCATTATCCAACTCCTGGGACAAAATTTGTCATAAATATGATTTTAAAGTTACCTTCCACAAAATTACTGGTTGCTGTGGTTTACAAGTCCTCTATCAGTCAGAACAAACCATTCGCATAAAAGTCTTCCCTGCTGTGAGGCTGAAGGATTCAGAAGTCTACCTTGTACCTAGCTTTTCAGATTACTCCAAGGATGCTTCATTATCCACTACCTACTGGGACATTTCCTGTGCTGTCCATGAGTATAGGTTTCTGAAAATCATGGCCAAAAAAGTCCCCGAGAGCAGCTGTCATATTAAGTGCCTTAAAATACTGATCTTTCTAACCGAAAACTTGCGTAATTCTTCAGATCAGCGATATGTCCTTGGGTCCTATCTTTTTAAAACTGTCCTTATGCATCTGTTGCTAAGTCAGCCTCACTCAAAGTGGAAAGAATGTTACCTGGAACATAGGCTTAGAGATGTTTTGAAATACCTTGGAAATTGTTTGGATGAGAAACAGCTCCACCGATTTATGATTGGAAATCAAACTCTTTCTCAGCAAAGTGAAATTCCAGAAATGCTTCTCGAAacagaacctattaatctcttcCGGTCATTTGCATCAGATCATGATTCTTACTGCCAGGCAGTTCTAGAATATCAGACAATATTAAAGGAGATGGGAAATTTAATGAgggaatatattaaaaataatgcaGTCAGCTGATTTTGCCTTTGCTCCCATGCTGGGAGTGGAGTTCTGCTAAAAGTATAATCTTCTTtaccaaaataaactttattcattatAAAAATATTCACAAGATTAAAACAGTGGAACATCTTTTTGTTCTTATACTCATAGACAATGTTTCATGCTAAATCAGTTTTTTATCACACCAATAGCACTGTTGCCATTCATGTGACCCCCTAGGGTAGTACACTACCACAATAATTCACCCAACCCAGCCTCTCTCTGTCCAATAGTGGAAGAACCCTACACTGTGGTCCTTCTCCACCAAGCCCTTGAGATGACTGCACCAAACTTCAGTGCATCcgtcctgcagcctggaatattCCAGTCAGAGCATTTCGCTTTGCTCATCTTAATATGCTGGGAGACGATCAACTGTGGGTGACAAAAGGGTATACTTCACTGAGTTAGCAGCACTTGATGTCCATCTATGTCTGCAATGAAGATAGTCttgacagtctgctcagggaaccacctcACAGTATGCATTGAGTCCTTCTCATGCACTGTCTGCAGAATGTTCCCTGTTGATCGCTGCCTGATGgattataaggcactgatgaggcctcaccttgagtattgtgaacagttttgggaccctaATCTTAAAAAGGATGCgctagcattagagagggtccagaggaggttcacaaggatgactctgggaatgaaagggttatcatatagaaaaccatagaaaaactacaacacagaaacaggccttttggcctttcttggctgtgccgaactattttctgcctagtcccactgacctgcacacggaccatatccctccatacacctcccatccatgtatctgtccaatttattcttaaatgctaaaaaagaaaccgcatttaccaccttgtctggcagctcattccacactcccaccactctctgtgtgaagaagccccccccctaatattccctttaaacttttcccccttcacccttaatccatgtcctctggtttttttttatatgaggaacatttgatggctctgggcctgtactcactggaatttagaaggatgaggggggacctcattgaaacctttcaaatgttgaaaagcctagacagagtagatatggaaaggatgtttcttagggtgggggagtctagggcaagaagGTACAGCCTTGGGATaaagggtgtccatttaaacagagatgtggagaaatttcttttaccagagggtggtgaatttgtggaatttgttaccacaggcagccgtggaggccaggtcattgggactatttaaggcaaagattgataggttcttgattggacacagcatcaaaggtttcggggagaaggccggggagtaggGCTGATGAGGGGGAagaagaaggatcagccatgattgaatggcagggcaggctcgatgggccaaatggcttcattttattcctatgtcttatggttttatggtcttataccaATAGAACAAAGGATGTTGATTTATATATTGTGTGAAAGGTGATGGAAAACTGGTGACTGCCTTGGCAGAGGAGTGAGGGGCAGGCCACTCCTGTGTGAAATACAGCAATACAGGGAAAATCTCACTCCTGATGGCCAGTTGTGGATGTCAATGAGAGGAAGCACCACTGCCACTGACTCCATTTTCATTTAACCTGCCGGTTGCACTCAATCAAAGTACAACTGTGTAAATGGTCTATAAGCTACCATTGTTACTTACCACCTATGTAACAGGAAGGATGTTATAAGGTACATTCATTTGAGAAAGAATGTTGTTCAATGCATCACagtgatgcatgcattaataTACTAGTTGCAAATATGAAAACACTGCTTTTCTGTGAACTAGGTATCAATTTTTCTATGGAATAAAGAACAATTTTCCAATGGGAGCTCCCAGATGCATTTTTCACCAACGTTAACTTAGCAGGTTAATAACAtaaacacgaggagatctgcagatgctggaaattcaagcaacacacacaaaatgctggtggaacgcagcaggccaggcagcatctataggaagaggtatagtcgacatttcgggccgagaccctttgtcagggctaactaaaagaagagatagtaagagatttgaaagtgggagggggagggggagaaccgaaatgataggagaagagatttcgggttctccccctcctcctccctctttcaaatctcttactatctcttcattcagttagtcctgacgaaggatctcggcccgaaatgtcgactgcacctcttcctataggttaATAACATGTTGGTGTTGTGCAATTCCATTGACTATAACATGGTGCACCAGAACAGCTGTTGAGAGGACTTTACAATATTTAGAATAAAATGGTGAGGCCAAACTATAGTTCGAATGTTGAAATTTCTGTCAAAAAGAGAGACAAAACACCTCCGAGATTTTGACCTTCGACTATTGCAGAGGCTGAGGTGACAGACAATCACCCACCTCACTGCCTCGCCCTCACCCAATGATATTGCCAAATGTGTATAACTATCGCAGTAACTGAGGTAATCGACGATCATACACGTCACTGTTTCACCCTCACCCAATGATACTTCATTCATCTCCACTGCCTCTACCCTCACCTAATGATATATTTCTAAATTTGCATAAAATTGCATTTATACTTTTTGATTGTGATGGTAGACACAATGAAAAAAGAAATGAATGGGTTATTCACTGTACATATTTTGTTTCCTGGGGTCCTTGTGTTTATTCAGATACAGTGGTCGAgaattggtaaaaaaaatgataaatgtAATATACTGAAGATGCAATCAGACATTCAAATGTGCTAACTTTTTGTGTACACAAAGCACTGTATCATTTACCTGTTGACCAGAGACTATTATAGAAAGAATATGGCCACACCTTCAGTTCACATTTGATGGTATCACACAGAGGAAACAAACATTTTTCGTTTTGTTCATGTCATCTCAGGGACAAATTCAATGAGGTTGCTCtgccaagactgcaagaaattgcagagagttgtgagtgcagCCCACATCAGCCTCTCCGGCATTAACTTTGTGTACACTGCCCACTGGTTTGGGTAAGCGGCcaacatcatcaaggacccccttcTGGCagggacgttctctcttctcccctatcccttcaggcagaagatacaaaagcttgacagCCCATAGCACCAGGCT from Mobula hypostoma chromosome 29, sMobHyp1.1, whole genome shotgun sequence harbors:
- the LOC134339287 gene encoding inositol 1,4,5-trisphosphate receptor-interacting protein-like; its protein translation is MIIGSLDHPRLLSDEVESEELESEEFRIRWKEQEYQPKLVPEQFQEEMEEKAKHDCYVNISKFAKMEDPRKESWRTRNILFIVTVLFLGFWTKDIWPYIPHDENSEEEEEEEKENEFQQRIYSDILNIPAKSVLDQFYNISVQKMNQEPMQIPEFVEGFVDNLLEACRNQILFDSELIFEDCTGIGSQFEKWGCKMPSVYDILVPIVLQDRCCFKPEICCIPPDNHSYGRILMVTPSNAVLTCQCYSTEPEGHVLCLIHSKGQESDVHDNYLASIMCIEGYLDYKKVVKLFRLALSNSWDKICHKYDFKVTFHKITGCCGLQVLYQSEQTIRIKVFPAVRLKDSEVYLVPSFSDYSKDASLSTTYWDISCAVHEYRFLKIMAKKVPESSCHIKCLKILIFLTENLRNSSDQRYVLGSYLFKTVLMHLLLSQPHSKWKECYLEHRLRDVLKYLGNCLDEKQLHRFMIGNQTLSQQSEIPEMLLETEPINLFRSFASDHDSYCQAVLEYQTILKEMGNLMREYIKNNAVS